In the Streptomyces sp. NBC_00525 genome, one interval contains:
- a CDS encoding ATP-binding protein, translated as MNAEITLVGTEFVQRFSASRRGARLARRLAVQQLDAWGVPYGSALSDDVAVVVAELAANAVLHGRVTGRDFELRVLPEEAGGFRVEVSDARGERRPELCAGGPDAESGYGLRLVAALAAEWGVADRVIGKTVWARVAPGTP; from the coding sequence ATGAACGCCGAAATCACTCTTGTGGGTACCGAATTCGTCCAGCGTTTCAGTGCCTCACGTCGCGGGGCCCGGCTCGCCCGCCGCCTCGCCGTGCAACAGCTGGACGCCTGGGGCGTGCCCTACGGGAGCGCGCTGTCCGACGACGTGGCCGTCGTCGTGGCCGAGCTGGCGGCCAACGCGGTGCTGCACGGCCGCGTGACGGGGCGGGACTTCGAGCTGCGGGTGCTGCCCGAGGAGGCGGGCGGGTTCCGCGTCGAGGTGTCGGACGCACGTGGCGAGCGGCGGCCCGAGCTGTGCGCGGGCGGGCCCGACGCGGAGTCGGGGTACGGGCTGCGGCTGGTGGCTGCGCTGGCGGCGGAGTGGGGTGTGGCGGACCGGGTCATCGGGAAGACGGTGTGGGCGCGGGTGGCACCGGGCACCCCGTAG
- a CDS encoding helix-turn-helix domain-containing protein translates to MTNTQREERPERPVESDGTAHLFRALGRQLKFLREQAGMSQRELAQATHCGEDLISAMERGVRTPQVEFLALADRALKTGGLLSSAAEEVREALGRVRTRHPGWFRDYARTEAEAVAVHGYSAQAIPGLLQTEAYARATFIQRRPLLSEETIEKRVADRLARQQVFERWPPPTFSYVLEETALRRPLGGRDVHAEQLRRIMHFGRLRNVEIQVMPTDREEHAALDGTFTLIDPKGRPQVAYTELYGKARLITDQNEVRVYSERYGIIRAQALSPRESLTFIEKVLGDR, encoded by the coding sequence ATGACGAACACGCAACGTGAGGAACGACCGGAGCGCCCGGTCGAATCGGACGGGACGGCGCACCTGTTCAGGGCGCTGGGCCGCCAGTTGAAGTTCCTGCGCGAACAGGCGGGCATGAGCCAACGGGAGTTGGCCCAGGCGACGCACTGCGGCGAGGACCTGATCTCCGCGATGGAACGGGGCGTACGCACGCCCCAGGTGGAGTTCCTGGCCCTGGCGGACAGGGCGCTGAAAACGGGTGGGCTGCTGTCGTCGGCGGCGGAGGAGGTGAGGGAAGCGCTGGGCCGCGTCCGGACGCGGCATCCGGGGTGGTTCCGGGACTACGCGCGGACGGAGGCGGAGGCAGTAGCCGTCCACGGATACAGCGCCCAGGCGATTCCTGGTCTGCTCCAGACGGAGGCATACGCGCGAGCGACGTTCATCCAGCGTCGACCGTTGCTGAGCGAGGAGACCATCGAGAAGCGGGTCGCCGATCGCCTCGCGCGACAACAGGTCTTCGAGCGCTGGCCTCCGCCCACCTTCAGCTACGTCCTGGAGGAGACCGCCTTACGCCGTCCGCTCGGCGGGCGGGATGTCCACGCGGAACAGTTGCGGCGCATCATGCACTTCGGGCGCCTGCGCAATGTGGAGATCCAGGTCATGCCCACGGACCGGGAGGAACACGCAGCACTCGACGGCACGTTCACACTGATCGACCCCAAGGGCCGCCCTCAAGTTGCCTACACCGAGCTCTACGGGAAGGCGAGGCTGATCACCGACCAAAACGAGGTGCGTGTGTACAGCGAACGCTATGGGATCATCCGAGCGCAGGCACTCTCCCCGAGGGAGTCCCTGACGTTCATTGAGAAGGTGTTGGGAGACCGATGA